The following coding sequences are from one Rhipicephalus microplus isolate Deutch F79 chromosome 3, USDA_Rmic, whole genome shotgun sequence window:
- the LOC142803339 gene encoding uncharacterized protein LOC142803339 isoform X2, translating into MGLAAPRRSKEVLRLVDTFKQLRSRRDKEWKTMFTLGLLAVLPGVVSFLLLGIFLQYAKSRDDTTRPIAATLHQQNQQFLMKQKVPRTHQLSWQKAAGLLQTCISFVKSNRTEWRLICYKP; encoded by the exons GGCCTCGCTGCTCCTAGGCGGAGCAAGGAAGTACTCCGTCTAGTGGACACTTTCAAACAGCTGAGGAGCAGAAGAGATAAGGAATGGAAGACTATGTTCACATTGGGCCTGCTTGCTGTTCTGCCTGGAGTAGTGTCCTTCTTGCTGCTTGGAATTTTTCTACAGTATGCAAAGTCCAGGGACGACACCACACGCCCG ATTGCAGCAACCTTGCACCAGCAAAATCAGCAATTCCTGATGAAACAGAAAGTGCCACGCACGCATCAACTTTCATGGCAGAAAGCAGCCGGCCTCTTACAGACCTGCATTTCTTTTGTGAAGTCCAACAGAACAGAG
- the LOC142803339 gene encoding uncharacterized protein LOC142803339 isoform X1, producing the protein MGLAAPRRSKEVLRLVDTFKQLRSRRDKEWKTMFTLGLLAVLPGVVSFLLLGIFLQYAKSRDDTTRPASELPGLYAHLGPGSDMTRPSSSIPEPLTTPAPATNERFSPSHYLRPQRSSREGVCSNTLCRFVAQWLRSKIDNFKEPCKDFYAYVCATHRGHSQLRQIAATLHQQNQQFLMKQKVPRTHQLSWQKAAGLLQTCISFVKSNRTEWRLICYKP; encoded by the exons GGCCTCGCTGCTCCTAGGCGGAGCAAGGAAGTACTCCGTCTAGTGGACACTTTCAAACAGCTGAGGAGCAGAAGAGATAAGGAATGGAAGACTATGTTCACATTGGGCCTGCTTGCTGTTCTGCCTGGAGTAGTGTCCTTCTTGCTGCTTGGAATTTTTCTACAGTATGCAAAGTCCAGGGACGACACCACACGCCCG GCGAGCGAATTGCCTGGACTCTATGCTCACCTGGGTCCTGGGTCTGATATGACACGACCCTCATCATCAATACCTGAACCTCTGACAACGCCGGCGCCTGCGACAAATGAACGTTTTAGTCCTTCCCATTATCTGCGACCACAACGAAGCTCACGTGAAGGTGTATGCTCAAACACACTTTGTCGCTTCGTCGCCCAGTGGCTAAGGTCGAAAATTGACAACTTCAAAGAACCCTGCAAGGACTTCTACGCCTACGTCTGCGCAACACACAGGGGGCATAGTCAGTTACGCCAA ATTGCAGCAACCTTGCACCAGCAAAATCAGCAATTCCTGATGAAACAGAAAGTGCCACGCACGCATCAACTTTCATGGCAGAAAGCAGCCGGCCTCTTACAGACCTGCATTTCTTTTGTGAAGTCCAACAGAACAGAG